A section of the Papaver somniferum cultivar HN1 unplaced genomic scaffold, ASM357369v1 unplaced-scaffold_53, whole genome shotgun sequence genome encodes:
- the LOC113343065 gene encoding uncharacterized protein LOC113343065, which produces MHNLPLPNGGEDKRVWMPNFSGDFSVSSAKELIRQKHGRFNAASMLWRKEIHPKLAAQNWKFIRGASRAWSWISDIFGMSANFNIVASFKEAKGISAIVRDLWLVAKLVIRSELWAMRNKCIFEKQKPSWSLFSKRVLKLIQEYSVRLKGFMRNSVEDMVLLDYFRVVHRSVRHQQPIEVLWKPPDLNEILICCDGAARGNPGIVGAGVVARDSSCAVLGALSIGLGVTTNYLAEL; this is translated from the exons ATGCATAATCTTCCTTTGCCAAATGGGGGTGAAGATAAGAGAGTTTGGATGCCAAACTTTTCAGGTGATTTTTCGGTAAGTTCTGCCAAGGAACTTATTCGTCAGAAACATGGTAGATTCAATGCAGCGTCTATGCtgtggaggaaggaaattcacCCTAAACTTGCGGCTCAAAACTGGAAATTCATTCGTGGTGCTT CTCGTGCGTGGTCTTGGATTTCTGATATCTTTGGTATGTCAGCAAATTTCAACATTGTGGCTTCTTTCAAGGAAGCGAAGGGAATAAGTGCAATTGTCCGTGACTTGTGGCTGGTGGCGAAATTAGTAATCAGGTCAGAACTTTGGGCTATGCGCAATAAATGCATCTTTGAGAAACAGAAACCGAGCTGGAGTCTTTTTTCTAAAAGAGTGCTGAAGCTAATACAAGAATATTCAGTCCGCCTAAAAGGGTTTATGCGCAACAGTGTGGAAGATATGGTGCTGTTGGATTACTTCCGTGTGGTTCATAGAAGTGTTAGACACCAGCAGCCTATTGAAGTGTTATGGAAGCCTCCGGATCTTAATGAGATtctaatttgttgtgatggagcagcgCGTGGGAATCCAGGTATTGTGGGTGCAGGAGTGGTGGCAAGAGACTCTAGCTGTGCAGTTCTTGGTGCTTTGAGTATTGGTCTTGGAGTTACTACAAACTATTTGGCGGAACTATAA